The following proteins are co-located in the Spirosoma montaniterrae genome:
- the mutS gene encoding DNA mismatch repair protein MutS, with the protein MKTAAAASPQKKKNETPLNRQYNQIKAKYPGALLLFRVGDFYETFGDDAVKASKILGITLTKRNNGGANEELAGFPHHSLDTHLPKLVRAGERVAICDQLEDPAQAKGIVRRGVTELVTPGVSFNDNVLDMRRNNYLAAVHFGKTDDQFGVSFLDVSTGEFLASQGNSAYVDKLLQSFNPSEVLYCKRNRQEFGTLFGDKFHTYTLEDWAFTYDFGYNYLKQHFQTTSLKGFGIEGLPDGIIAAGVILHYLNETEHKDLQHITRVTRLEEDRYVWLDRFTIRNLELTAAQQEGGVPLIHILDQTVTPMGARLLRKWLNLPLKEKALIDERLNMVELLVNDIELADVMVNHLRQIGDLERLVSKVAVRRINPRELVQLKRSLQHVLPIKEMLITALSQNESLSLKKYADQLNPVAFLIDRIDAELRDDPPALSNQGNMIKPDINAELDALTAIAYSGKDYLLQLQEREIQRTGIGSLKISYNKVFGYYLEVTHAHKNRVPDDWIRKQTLVNAERYVTPELKEYEEKILNAEEQIFQIEARMFNELVVAAGEYVGAIQQNARVLSVLDVLSSFARVAVRNKYVRPQINESKVLTIKDGRHPVIEQQLPPGEPYIPNDIYLDDETQQIIIITGPNMAGKSALLRQTALIVLMAQSGSFVPASMAEIGLVDKIFTRVGASDNLSRGESTFMVEMTETASILNNLSERSLVLMDEIGRGTSTYDGVSIAWAITEYLHNQTDCRPKTLFATHYHELNDLAADNPRIRNFNVAVKEMGNKVIFLRKLKEGGSEHSFGIHVAQMAGMPSQVVNRAGQILKQLEASHVRENNKERIREAAPAERELALRIIEAGDPKSEAIKEKLRTIDVNRLTPIEALLKLNELLKMLE; encoded by the coding sequence GTGAAGACAGCCGCTGCCGCAAGTCCGCAAAAAAAGAAGAACGAAACGCCCCTAAACCGTCAATACAACCAGATTAAAGCCAAATACCCCGGTGCGCTGCTGCTCTTTCGCGTCGGTGATTTTTACGAAACCTTCGGCGATGATGCAGTAAAAGCCAGTAAAATTCTGGGTATTACGCTTACCAAACGTAACAACGGCGGAGCCAACGAAGAACTCGCCGGATTTCCTCATCACTCGCTCGATACGCATCTGCCCAAACTGGTTCGGGCAGGCGAACGCGTTGCCATATGCGATCAGCTCGAAGACCCGGCGCAGGCTAAAGGCATAGTCAGGCGGGGCGTTACCGAACTCGTTACGCCGGGCGTGTCGTTCAACGACAACGTTCTGGACATGCGCCGGAACAACTACCTCGCGGCTGTGCATTTTGGTAAAACAGACGATCAGTTCGGTGTCTCGTTCCTCGACGTATCGACGGGGGAGTTTCTGGCATCGCAGGGTAATTCGGCCTATGTCGATAAATTGTTGCAGAGTTTCAATCCCTCGGAGGTGCTATACTGCAAGCGCAACCGGCAGGAGTTCGGCACGTTGTTCGGCGACAAGTTTCATACTTATACGCTCGAAGACTGGGCTTTTACGTATGACTTTGGCTATAACTACCTCAAACAGCATTTTCAGACTACTTCGCTGAAGGGTTTTGGTATTGAGGGACTCCCCGATGGTATCATCGCAGCCGGCGTAATTCTGCACTACCTTAATGAGACCGAACATAAAGACCTTCAGCACATTACCCGCGTTACGCGGCTCGAAGAAGACCGTTATGTATGGCTCGACCGGTTTACTATCCGTAACCTCGAACTAACAGCCGCACAGCAGGAGGGGGGCGTGCCGCTGATTCATATTCTCGATCAGACCGTTACGCCGATGGGGGCGCGGCTGCTTCGTAAGTGGCTCAATCTCCCACTCAAAGAAAAGGCCCTGATCGATGAGCGGCTGAATATGGTTGAACTGCTCGTGAACGACATCGAGCTGGCCGACGTGATGGTGAATCATCTTCGGCAGATCGGTGATTTGGAGCGGTTAGTCTCCAAAGTAGCGGTTCGGCGCATCAACCCCCGCGAGTTGGTACAACTAAAGCGGTCGCTGCAACACGTGTTGCCGATCAAAGAGATGCTGATTACGGCACTCAGCCAGAATGAGTCGCTCTCGCTGAAAAAATACGCCGATCAGCTTAATCCAGTGGCGTTTTTGATTGATCGTATCGACGCTGAATTGCGCGACGACCCGCCTGCACTCTCGAACCAGGGCAATATGATAAAGCCTGATATCAACGCCGAATTAGACGCTCTGACCGCTATTGCTTATTCGGGTAAAGATTACCTGTTGCAGTTGCAGGAGCGTGAGATTCAGCGCACGGGTATTGGCTCACTTAAAATATCGTACAATAAAGTATTCGGTTATTATCTGGAAGTAACGCACGCCCACAAAAATCGCGTACCCGACGACTGGATCAGAAAGCAAACGCTCGTCAATGCCGAACGCTACGTAACGCCTGAACTGAAAGAATACGAGGAGAAAATCCTGAATGCTGAAGAGCAGATTTTTCAGATCGAAGCCCGCATGTTCAACGAACTGGTGGTGGCTGCTGGCGAATATGTCGGTGCTATTCAGCAAAATGCACGCGTACTGTCGGTACTCGACGTGCTGTCGTCGTTTGCGCGTGTAGCCGTTCGGAATAAATACGTGCGTCCGCAGATTAATGAAAGCAAAGTGCTGACTATCAAAGACGGACGGCACCCGGTTATTGAGCAGCAACTGCCGCCCGGCGAACCCTATATTCCCAACGATATTTATTTAGACGACGAAACGCAGCAGATTATCATCATTACGGGGCCAAACATGGCCGGTAAATCGGCTCTGTTACGGCAAACGGCTCTGATTGTGCTGATGGCGCAGTCGGGTAGTTTCGTACCGGCGTCGATGGCCGAGATTGGCTTGGTCGATAAAATTTTTACGCGCGTGGGAGCCAGCGATAACCTCTCGCGGGGCGAAAGCACGTTCATGGTCGAGATGACCGAAACGGCCAGCATTCTTAATAACCTGAGCGAACGCAGTTTGGTGTTGATGGACGAAATCGGGCGTGGCACCAGCACGTATGACGGTGTCTCGATTGCCTGGGCCATTACCGAATACCTGCACAACCAAACCGACTGCCGACCCAAAACGCTGTTCGCCACCCACTACCACGAACTCAACGATCTGGCCGCCGACAACCCGCGCATCCGAAACTTCAATGTGGCCGTGAAGGAAATGGGTAACAAAGTGATTTTTCTACGAAAACTGAAAGAAGGCGGCTCGGAACACAGTTTCGGTATTCACGTGGCGCAGATGGCTGGTATGCCGTCGCAGGTCGTGAACCGGGCCGGGCAAATTCTGAAGCAGTTGGAAGCGTCGCACGTTCGCGAGAATAACAAAGAGCGCATTCGCGAAGCCGCCCCTGCCGAGCGGGAATTAGCCCTGCGTATCATTGAAGCAGGCGACCCCAAATCGGAAGCTATCAAAGAAAAACTCCGCACCATCGACGTGAACCGCCTGACGCCCATTGAGGCTCTCCTGAAACTAAACGAGTTGCTGAAGATGCTGGAGTAG
- a CDS encoding RusA family crossover junction endodeoxyribonuclease yields MYSFIVSLRPKSYNSWGKLPEPKKSAYKESLRSAFNANHGGHIPVGGELYGLVYHFYREDNGIDADNLSKPIWDCLKGVLFEDDRQVKLRIAGSFDLTKNDFAKIDSTGLPGLIVTQFLDALNNETENHILYVECGVFNADMVKLNMNRYGN; encoded by the coding sequence GTGTATAGTTTTATCGTTAGTTTAAGACCGAAATCCTACAATAGTTGGGGAAAGTTGCCTGAGCCAAAGAAAAGTGCTTACAAAGAATCCCTGCGGAGTGCTTTTAATGCGAATCATGGGGGGCATATACCAGTTGGGGGAGAGTTATACGGGTTGGTTTACCATTTTTATCGAGAGGATAATGGTATTGATGCCGACAACTTAAGCAAACCAATATGGGATTGTTTAAAAGGTGTACTTTTTGAAGACGACAGGCAAGTAAAACTGCGTATTGCTGGTAGTTTTGACTTAACTAAAAACGACTTTGCTAAAATTGATAGCACAGGTTTGCCAGGATTAATAGTAACACAGTTTCTGGACGCTTTGAATAATGAAACCGAAAATCACATTCTGTATGTTGAGTGTGGTGTGTTTAATGCTGACATGGTTAAATTGAACATGAACAGATATGGAAATTAG
- a CDS encoding DUF2723 domain-containing protein, producing MQSFKRLNTLIGWVLFAVALFTYASTVERTASFWDCGEFIACSFKLQVPHPPGAPFFLLLGRIFSMLSFGDVLSVAYWVNMASVLASAFTILFLFWTITMLAQKLLGRAESDYSTADTLLVIGTGAVGALVYTFSDTFWFSAVEAEVYGMSSFFTAIVVWAAFRWERIDDSAAANRWLIFIAYLTGLSIGVHLLNLVTLPALALIYYFKKKAKPTFWGGVMAAGIGLLVLMIINAGIIPGLPGMAFFVERIFVNSLGLPFNSGVIFFTVVFLGTIVYGIIWSARTGRTIWNTSLLSLAFVLIGYASYMQVLVRADFNPPINENDPSDALNFLSYLRREQYGSRSLLYGPVFTSRPIDQKRGAPMWKKEGNKYVIFDYQPEYIYQPGDEMLFPRVYSSQQNHPQLYRQMLGLAEGQKPTMGDNLAFLFSHQLGHMWWRYLMWNFAGRESDEEGAGYLLPWSSDENAPDLLRNNKARDNFYMLPFLLGLFGIVFQYFRRRRDFLIVALLFLFTGIALQIFLNSPPSEPRERDYIYVGSFYFFAIWIGLGVMSIAEGLRQYLKADTMRNGLIVGLSLLVPVMMGAKSWDNHNRNNRYQSVDFAKNLLNSCAPNAILFTGGDNDTFPLWYVQEVEGFRRDVRVCNLSLLGTEWYIQQMKRKTYESDALPISLEFDNFNKGKNDIVPFYEVPGVKSGIDLKQYISLIKSNSPAIQVPLTNGDMTSVLPSSVLFMPIDKAAVDKANFVPASLRPLVKDTLQWTIGKKDLYKPDLIMLDIIATNNWQRPVYFSSTLGGENYLSLKPYMQLEGYAYRLMPVAVPGASDGYVNTDIMYNNMLKKTFWREFDNPDVYYDETYKGPPVISARIAFFRLADQLIREGKNDKAREVLNYSMKVIPDKSIPYDQISSNYVRFLFAVGDSKKALEVADTMAIRADQNLTYNKTGNGNRFGNPDADLYILQTIVEACKEAKQTAAASKYDAIFQKHINAFG from the coding sequence ATGCAATCATTTAAACGCCTGAACACCCTCATTGGCTGGGTTTTGTTTGCGGTGGCGTTGTTTACCTACGCCAGCACCGTTGAACGGACAGCCAGTTTCTGGGATTGTGGCGAATTCATTGCGTGTTCGTTTAAACTCCAGGTGCCGCACCCACCCGGTGCACCGTTTTTCCTGCTGTTGGGTCGCATTTTCTCCATGCTCTCGTTTGGCGATGTGCTGAGCGTGGCGTACTGGGTCAACATGGCGTCGGTGCTGGCAAGCGCGTTTACCATCCTGTTTCTGTTCTGGACCATCACCATGCTGGCCCAGAAACTGCTGGGCCGGGCCGAGAGCGACTATAGCACCGCCGATACGCTGCTGGTGATTGGCACCGGAGCGGTGGGCGCATTAGTCTACACGTTCTCTGACACATTCTGGTTTTCGGCAGTTGAGGCTGAAGTGTACGGAATGTCGTCATTTTTTACGGCCATTGTGGTGTGGGCCGCTTTCCGCTGGGAACGTATCGACGATTCTGCTGCGGCCAATCGCTGGCTGATTTTCATTGCTTATCTCACCGGCCTGTCTATCGGCGTTCACTTGCTGAACCTCGTGACGCTGCCCGCGCTGGCATTGATTTATTACTTTAAGAAAAAGGCTAAACCCACTTTCTGGGGTGGGGTTATGGCGGCTGGTATTGGTTTGCTGGTACTGATGATCATCAATGCGGGTATTATTCCGGGCCTGCCAGGGATGGCTTTCTTCGTAGAACGTATCTTCGTTAATTCGCTGGGGCTGCCTTTTAACTCTGGGGTTATTTTCTTCACGGTAGTCTTTCTGGGGACTATTGTTTACGGGATCATCTGGTCGGCACGCACAGGGCGGACAATCTGGAATACTTCGCTGCTGTCGCTGGCGTTTGTGCTGATTGGTTATGCTTCATACATGCAGGTGCTGGTGCGGGCCGATTTCAATCCACCCATCAACGAGAACGACCCCAGCGATGCGCTGAACTTTCTGTCGTATCTGCGTCGCGAGCAGTATGGTAGCCGCTCGCTGCTATACGGACCTGTGTTTACCTCGCGGCCTATCGACCAGAAGCGCGGTGCACCGATGTGGAAGAAAGAAGGTAATAAATATGTGATCTTCGACTATCAGCCGGAGTACATCTATCAGCCTGGCGACGAAATGCTGTTTCCCCGCGTGTACAGTTCGCAGCAGAATCACCCGCAGTTGTACCGGCAAATGCTGGGGCTGGCCGAAGGGCAAAAACCCACAATGGGCGATAATTTAGCGTTTCTGTTCAGCCACCAACTGGGGCATATGTGGTGGCGGTATCTGATGTGGAACTTCGCCGGTCGCGAATCCGACGAAGAAGGTGCCGGGTATCTGCTACCGTGGTCGTCGGACGAAAACGCACCGGATCTGCTCAGGAATAACAAAGCCCGCGATAATTTTTATATGCTGCCGTTTCTGCTTGGGCTGTTCGGCATTGTGTTCCAGTATTTCCGGCGTCGGCGCGATTTCCTGATTGTAGCCTTGCTGTTTCTGTTTACTGGAATCGCGCTGCAAATCTTCCTGAACTCGCCCCCGTCGGAACCCCGCGAACGTGATTATATCTACGTCGGATCGTTCTATTTCTTCGCCATCTGGATTGGTTTGGGCGTAATGTCTATTGCCGAAGGGTTGCGGCAGTACCTGAAAGCCGATACGATGCGTAACGGATTGATTGTCGGGCTAAGTTTGCTCGTGCCGGTGATGATGGGCGCGAAAAGCTGGGATAATCACAACCGCAACAACCGCTACCAATCGGTCGATTTTGCCAAGAATCTGCTGAATTCCTGCGCGCCAAACGCTATTCTGTTCACGGGGGGCGACAACGACACGTTCCCGCTCTGGTATGTGCAGGAGGTTGAGGGATTCCGGCGCGACGTGCGGGTGTGCAACCTGAGCCTACTGGGTACGGAATGGTACATCCAGCAGATGAAGCGCAAAACCTACGAATCCGACGCACTGCCGATTTCGCTGGAGTTCGACAATTTCAACAAAGGTAAAAACGACATTGTGCCCTTCTATGAAGTGCCGGGCGTGAAAAGCGGTATCGACCTGAAGCAATACATCAGTCTGATCAAGAGCAACAGCCCGGCCATTCAGGTGCCGCTGACCAACGGCGACATGACGAGCGTGCTGCCTTCGTCGGTACTGTTTATGCCTATCGACAAGGCGGCTGTTGATAAGGCTAATTTCGTACCGGCATCGCTGCGGCCTTTGGTGAAAGATACCTTGCAGTGGACTATCGGTAAGAAAGACCTCTACAAGCCCGACCTGATTATGCTCGACATCATTGCAACCAATAACTGGCAGCGGCCCGTTTATTTCTCGAGCACATTAGGGGGCGAAAATTACCTGAGTCTGAAGCCATACATGCAGTTGGAAGGCTACGCGTATCGGCTGATGCCTGTGGCCGTGCCGGGCGCGTCGGATGGTTATGTCAACACCGACATCATGTATAACAACATGCTGAAGAAGACCTTCTGGCGCGAGTTTGATAACCCGGACGTGTATTATGACGAAACGTATAAAGGCCCGCCGGTGATTTCGGCCCGTATCGCGTTCTTCCGACTGGCCGATCAGTTGATTCGCGAAGGCAAAAACGACAAAGCCCGCGAAGTGCTGAACTACTCGATGAAGGTCATTCCCGATAAAAGCATTCCGTATGACCAGATTTCATCGAACTACGTGCGGTTCCTGTTTGCGGTGGGCGACAGCAAAAAAGCCCTCGAAGTGGCTGATACTATGGCAATTCGGGCCGACCAGAACCTGACATACAACAAAACTG